One region of Vigna angularis cultivar LongXiaoDou No.4 chromosome 10, ASM1680809v1, whole genome shotgun sequence genomic DNA includes:
- the LOC108321293 gene encoding 60S ribosomal protein L8-3: protein MGRVIRAQRKGAGSVFKSHTHHRKGPARFRSLDFGERNGYLKGVVTDIIHDPGRGAPLAKVTFRHPFRYKKQTELFVAAEGLYTGQFLYCGKKATLVVGNVLPLRSIPEGAVICNVEHHVGDRGVFARASGDYAIVISHNPDNDTSRIKLPSGAKKIVPSACRAMIGQVAGGGRTEKPLLKAGNAYHKFRVKRNCWPKVRGVAMNPVEHPHGGGNHQHIGHASTVRRDAPPGQKVGLIAARRTGRLRGQAAATASKADKTT from the exons ATGGGAAGGGTAATTCGCGCCCAGCGTAAGGGTGCGGGGTCTGTTTTCAAGTCCCACACCCACCACCGCAAGGGTCCGGCGAGGTTTCGCAGCCTCGATTTCGGCGAACGCAACGGCTACCTGAAGGGAGTGGTCACCGACATTATCCACGATCCCGGTCGTGGCGCTCCACTTGCCAAGGTTACATTCCGCCATCCCTTCCGCTACAAGAAGCAGACGGAACTCTTCGTCGCCGCGGAAGGTCTCTACACTGGGCAGTTCCTCTACTGCGGCAAGAAGGCCACCCTCGTTGTTGGCAACGTCTTGCCCCTCCGATCTATCCCCGAGGGTGCCGTCATCTGCAACGTTGAACACCATGTCGGCGACCGTGGCGTCTTCGCCAGGGCCTCCGGCGACTACGCCATTGTTATCAGCCACAACCCGGATAACGACACATCTAG GATCAAGCTTCCTTCTGGAGCGAAGAAGATTGTGCCGAGTGCATGTAGGGCAATGATTGGGCAAGTTGCGGGTGGAGGGAGAACTGAGAAGCCTCTTCTTAAGGCTGGTAATGCTTACCACAAGTTTAGAGTGAAGAGGAACTGCTGGCCTAAGGTGCGTGGTGTGGCTATGAACCCAGTTGAGCATCCTCACGGAGGAGGTAACCACCAGCACATTGGGCATGCTAGTACTGTCAGACGTGATGCTCCTCCTGGCCAGAAGGTTGGTCTCATTGCCGCCAGGAGAACTGGTCGTCTTAGGGGGCAAGCTGCCGCCACTGCTTCTAAAGCTGACAAGACTACTTAA